ACCGCATCCGGTCCCACTATCTCCCCGGCGATGAAGTCAGGATCCTGCTTCGACCCCCACCAAGAGCCATTCGCAGCGATCGCGGGCGAGGTCATCTCGCTTTCCCAGCGAAAGTCTGTCATCCGATGAAGGTAACGGATCGCTTGCATCATGCTCGTCCTTTTCGCATATCTCGCAACTAAGTAGTCAGCCGCCACCGGGGAATCCCTCAGTTCGATAGAACTGAGCCATGAGCCCAGAAGTGCGCGACTTTGCTGATCCCCTCGAAGGACTCGAAGCTCAACTCACCAGGTTACGAGGACTTATCGGCATAGTCCCGCCGCTCATCGAGGCAGATCGCGATCGAAGATGGAACGAGATCAACTCCCGACCCAGCGACGGAGAAGACGGAGACACCATCGACATCTTCGGAGAGGAAGCTGGATTCGGAGAAGAAGGTGGTTTCGCAGAGTTCAATCGAACCATCTACGAATCAGCGATCGTTTTCGGTTGGGCCATCTTCCATGACTTTCTTGTACAGGAGCTCAAACACAACTTCCTGAACTTCGACCTCTCAGAACACCCTTCCCTCCAGATCCTCGTTGAGGAGGACGTTCGTAACTGGGATCGGCGCTTCGATCGAGTCAGGGACCGCTTCCGAGATTTTGCCGATATCAGGTTGGCTGAGTTAGAAAGCTGGCAAATGGTGCTTCATGCCCAGGCGTTACGCAACGCCCTGGTTCACAATCAAGGCCTCTACACCCGGAGCTACCTGAACGCTCCCCTCGCTTACAGGCCGACTAAAGAGGATCTTCAAGGCTTTGAGCCACCCACGGATGAAGCACGGTTGATCGATCATGAGCCAATCCCGCTCTCGCTCGACTTCACCGAGAAAGTGATCACCGGATTGAGCGCCGCCGCCGTGGAGATCCGCGACGCGGTCGAGAACCCAGTCCGATAGGCCGTGAATATTTCGTGGGACCCGGCGACGACGAGTATCGGCATGTCATGCCGGAGGATGTTCCAATCTCGACCCGGAGTTCACGGTTAACGTTGCGCTCCCTGCGAGCCGGGGCGTTCGACTATTTTCGTCCGTCAGCGAACTCGCAGGTAAATGACGGTCATACTATTTTCGGCGAGATTCGAGTTAGGGCCCCGATTGGGACCCGGCCTCAGGCCCAGTCGCAAAACGAGAAATCGAGCTGCCGATTCAGCGATAAGATAAGCGCGTGATCGTCCCTGCGTTTACGCCCGGTTTCGGAGAGTTCTGGCAAGGAGCTGCAACCGTGGTGGCCGCAGCGTTGATTGTTCTGGGAATAGCCGCAATCGTGGTGATCGTCATGGTCCTGCTGGACAGCGACTCTGACGGCGAGTCCTTCGGGTTCAGAAGCTCCGAATGGGACGACGATCCCAAGGTCGGCATCTTTTTGTTTATCGCAGAAGATCCGATCATGGGGATGATCGAACAGGTGAATAGATCCGAGCCGGTGGAACGAGAGGTAACTCGTCGGAAGAAGGGAACTCTCTCAGCTGGCACCCAAGGAATCGGAGCCGGTGTTGAAGCGGGGGCCGAGACTCGCGAGCTGTTCAATGATGCGAACCAGCGGATCGAGGCGAAATGCCTCCCCCTCGTCCAGCATCTGGAGGGAGCAGGGAAGGTTTGTTCTCGTCCCGATTCGTTTCTCTTGGACAGCAGCTTGGTCCCCACTTTGCAAAACCGTCCGGCTCAATTCATTAAGGAATTTCTTGACGAGCGCTATCCGGATGGCTTGGAGGGTGTCGGGTCGTCAGAGATCGCCGAATCCCTCGCATCTCATACTGAGAACCGGGATTTTCACCTCTCCGACTCTGAGGCGCGTAAGCGCCTGCTCGAACATCTGGCCTGGGTCGATGAGAGCGAGGAGGGAAATTTTGTGCTGGTGAGTGATGCCTGGGTTGTCGCTGAAGATGGAGACCACATCGAGTTGAGCCGACCCGATTTTCACATTCGACGTGAATATTTTGTGGGTCCCGGCAATGATGAGTATCGGCATGCCATGCCAGAGGACGTTTCAATATCGACTCGAATTCGAATCGAGGACCTTCTTGACCATGGTCGGGATCGGCTCATCGGTCTGGATCGAAATACCCGCCTCACCATTTTCGGTGAAATCTTGGGTTTCGACCCTGATCACAATAGGTTCGAGATAGGGGCCCTGCTCGTTTATACGGAGAGTTAGGCTCGCTGAAGACGCGAAAAACGACTCTCGATTGGGTTTTTCTTTTTTCCGGCATTAGATCGCTGCGAATCCCGCCGCTGGGCTAGATGGATACGCAACACTCGTTCCTCCAACCGATCCAACACGTCATGCTCCTCGGCCGTTGCGTTTCCTTGGTCGGCAAGAGCGAGCATCTCTTCCAATCTCTCGTAAACCTTGATGCCGCATTTTTGAACCGCATCCGAGAGATCGTCGCCTTCGACCAGCAGATCGAATTCTAGCCCTCGCAGAAACGTTGTCTCGTTTTCAGTCCAATACTCAACACGTGTCAGCGGAAGCGACTCTCCGTCTGCGGTGATCACGATGAGAATCTCTTCTCGACCGTCAATTCCAGTTGGCTGGGTTTGGGTGGCTTGAGCTTTCGTTGTATTCATCTGTGGAGGCTGAATTTCAGACTATTGGGATCTATCTCTGATCGCATCCTTCGAGAAACCATGGTACATGGGAGCCTACTCGGACTCCCGCTTTTCGCAAGGTTGGCGCCGATCCATCTTTGGGTGTCGTGGCGCGTGCATGCCATCAGGCCTGGGCAAGATTTGGCTTTTCTAAACCGAGGACGCATCCTGAGGAGGTTCGTCACGCATCTGTCCCGCTGCCCGTCTCAGCTCGCGATCCAGAGAATCGACGATCGACTCATCAAAATTTCCGATATTGATGACTCTGGTCATCCTGGTCTCCTTTGGCAGTTTCGCGTAGAAGCTCACCGGCGGCGGTTCTCGACCTTCCATGACAATCTCAAGGCCTTTCGGCACTGAGTCAGGCCGTCTTGCGACATTGGTGATGACGGTCAAGTCCGCGGGCCCATAGCCGCCCAAATGACCCACTAGCTTCTCGGCTCTCGCCCAAGCCATGTTGATCAGGTCCCGAGGCTCAGGAGAATCGACCACCGTGCCATCGCTAAACCAGGCGCCTATCCCGACCGTTCCCTCCCAAGATGCTCGCACTATCCACGACTCTTGAATCACATATCTAAGGCGGCTACGAATATCAAAATGATCGTGCGGACCCGAGTCGAAAGAAATGAAAATGAATCTTGTTGTTGGATGAGTCTTCGATCTTCCGGTTCTGTATCTGGAAGAGTCTCCGCGGCCTCGATGATGTGATTCCGCATTTTTTCACTGAACAAGACGGAAGAGATGTCGGGATTAGAGCGGTTTCGCGCCGCGATCCCAAGTCCAAATGCCATAGATCGGTTCTATTTCCAATCAGGAACTTCGATTACGAAGCGGGCTGCGTCTCCGGAGGAGAGCAGCGATATTTGTCTGGCTTGCCTTCCGCGCTCCCTCGCTTTTCGAAGCAACCACCATTTAGCATGAAGCGAAACAGGTACGCGAGTCATGAACTTCCCTGAATGGTCCTTATTTTCGTCCGTCATGCCTCTCCTTTTGTGTTGTCCGGTGTGGGAATACTCTCGTGAGGCTGGCTATCAGCCTTCCAGCGTGGTCCGGTCACTCCTTTTGGGGTTGGAGCATTCGATGTCCTCTTGCGCTATCTGACGGTCGATCCTGGCCCGGAAAGCTGGGTCCTTTTCGTAGAGCTCAAGTTAGCTCAGATTGCGGACACCTTCACCGCGGAGCGATACTTTCAGGACACCGCGACTGGCGTCAGTCTCGCTCTGTTACGAAGAGGGTCCCGTTATGGCCCGCGGCGGGCGGCACCGACCAGATCAAGAGATAACGACCGTCAGGAGTCACTGCGCCTGAAGCTTCGGGCAAGGATGTTGAAGCGAGCTGGTTCGAGAACACGGACTCTGACTCAAACGGCCGCTGGGCTGATCGTTTCAAGTAAATATCGATACTGAACGCAACCAGATTCTCAGTTGCAAAGCCGACGGCCCCCGAAGAATTCCCAGCGAACGTCCGATCTAGGAAGATCACCCTTGTCGATTCTTTTCGCTCGCGAAGCATCACAGGCTTGGAGACCGGCGCCGAGGCGGAGGTCGCTCCAGCGGGCCTTCCTGATTGCACTTGCGATGCGACCGCGGTAACCATTCCCTTTCTACTGATGTTCGCCGACGCGAAACTCATCAAGGACCCAGGCGGAGAGACTCTGACTGCCTTTCCGAACGACCGGTGGGTCATACGGGCTTGCCGAACGACATAATGCTGGAGATAACCGTTGATCATGAGGACTCCCTGTCCCCGATCGTTGAGATCAAGGTCAAGACCAGCGTGCGAGCATTTTGAGCTCCTAACAGATCTGGTTCTTCCATAGGTAATGCTGTTCTGGTGCTGCGATCGGATCCGAACGTGCTGGTATCGCGTCGGCTGAGAGCGCGCCACGGTAGTTTGTGATCGGCAAGATTGGGCCCAAGCTACTAGGCCTCGTCCGCGCGTCCGAGCTGCTACGGAAACGAAGAGACCTGATCTCTGAGAAACCGCCACCGTCTTGGGCAGACGAAATCGGCTGCTGCGCGGTGGTTTCACAGCGACGTAAGTGGAACCCGTCGACAGTCCGTAGTTTTGACTCCAAGCTAAGATCGCTGTCCCGTCTCTGGCCACGTCGATGTCCAAGGCGCTGACCGTCAAGCTCCGACCTGGCGGCACCAGTTTTTGGACCTTGGACCAGGATCTAGAAATGCTCCGGGTCCTGACCGCAATCTTTCGGTCCGGCGTAACCCAGGCGAGCACGGTCTCACCTGCCTCGCCGACATCCAACGTGGGTAGTCCGGCCGCCGACGCTGTGACTTGATTCGGCGCCCCAAAAGCGTCGTCGTTCGCGGCACGCACACTTGTAAACACTTGCGTCGTGGACCCCGGAGCCTCGGGTCCGTAGATCGGTGCCGACCCCCATGCCGCCACGGCATAGTCATTTGGACCAGCCCCAATCATAGGACTGTCGATTCCGTTTTCGAGCGCCGCGATGCGGGACGTAGTGGGAGCAGCAAGCGAAGATGGTGCCCACGCTGCCCAACTACAGACGACTAAGCCGACCCCTAAGGTGAGCCGCATCAGCTTTGTCAAAATCCTAATTTCAGGCTTCAAGATCATGCTCAACATTCTTTGTGCTCGACGGTGCCTCGAAAGGAAATGCCTCGGTTCTTCACTGGACGCGAGAGCTCCCTCCTTTGGAATTGGTTGACATAGCCTAGCCGAGCGGGGTAGGTTTGAAGCAATTTCTCGTTCAACACGGAGGTCACAATGGCGGTACGATTCGTAGGATTCGTCGCAACTCTCGCGCTGATACTCGCATTCGGAACCCCTGTTGCTCAGTCTTCGATACCGAAGCTGGAGACTTCTTCAGGCGGCTGGGAGTATCAAGAGGAGGAGCACCTCCCTTACTACTTTGGAGAGGCCCCCACGGACCTTGAGCGGGAAATCAGTCAGTTGAAGATCAAAGCTCTAGAGTTGTGGCCCAACACCTACGCTGGCTTCTGGAAAATCGACGGCGACCCTTCGCGCGGAATCTTCGCGGCGTTCACTGCGGACGCACAAGAAAAGGTGGATCGCCTCGCGGAGGGCTTCAGTAAACCCGAACTCCTCCGACCAGTCACGCATCGGTACTCGAACGTTGAACTTGGCTCCCTGCTGGATGAAGTGGTTGACAAGAGAGATCTCGCCAGAGACGGGAAGCTAGACCTTCCGGGCGTGGATCGAAATCGGATGGACGTGAGGGTCGACGAGGTCAACAACCGTGTGGACGTGATTGCACCCCATCCCACCGAAGGTACCGTGTCCTACTTTGCTGAAAGTTTCCCTCAGTATTCCCGCGATACTTTGCGTGTAGTGGAAGGACCGATCATGGAGCCCGAGGCCTGTATCAATCGCACGCAATGTGGTTATGTTCTTCGGTCTGGACTAGAAACCGTTAACAACTACAACGGGTGTAGCACAGCCTTCGCAGTTACAAAAACCGACGCCGACGTCCCGTCACAACTCCTCTCCGCAGCGCACTGCGGGAACCCCTCAGGCAGTAGTGTCGGTGACCCCGTATACCACGGTTCCAACCCGTATACGACAGGGGACCGCTACGGATGGGTTCGAGGCGAAACGCAACTCGGTGTTCTGGACGTGGAGCGGCACAGCGTCCAGAACGGCTTTTACACCATTCCCCGGATCTATGGAAACCTCACCAATCAGCAAATGCCGGTCTACTACGTAGCCTCTTACGCCGGGACCATGCAAGGGGACCCTGACTGTAAAGCTGGCGTGACGACCGGTCTTACTTGCGGTACGGTCACCTCGGTGAATTTCGCACCAAGCTACGTAGCTAACTCGGCCAACTTTATCTCGACGAATACCTGTTCCGATCCTGGGGATAGCGGAGCCGGACACTTCTGGGGAACTATGGCTCTCGGAGTTCATTCTGGAGGGGCAGGTACAGGTTGCGGCGCCTTTTTCAGCCACATTCAATACGCCGAAATCTTCATGGGGCTCACCGTCAACAAGCTGCCAATCCCATGAGCCCCCTTTCGAAACGCATTCCGATTACCGTCCGATAGCTCGAATGTGAAGGTCAGGGACCCGAAGAGTAGGCAGCGACAAGGGGTTATGTCTGAGAGGTCGGCACCAGGGATCCGATGATGAGGATGCGGATCCCGGCGAAATCGTCAACAGGAAGTTCTGGCTCTATCTGCCAGCAAGAAGAATTCATGCCCGCGCCACGACTTCCTGAGACAAGCGCTGAATGAGACCTGCGGCAAGTAGAATGAAAATGGCGCAAGCGGCCATGGAGACGGGAGCGGATCTAGACGGTCCGGGACAGATGTAAGTTGGAGACCGAGATCGGTTCCGAGTAAGCACTCGCTTCCGAGGGAATTGGTTCCACCTGGCGAAGGTGATTACCGCGCACAAAGCCAAGGTAACGACGGCACACACTCGCCCGATCAGGACGGACCGGCGACGCCAGGAATATCTACTTCGAGCACGGTGAGTTTGTGGGTGTGCTCTGAGACTTCGCTCGCAACGCTCTCGGCGTTGGCCCTCCATCCCTTTGGAACCGCCAAGCGCAACGCCAATCCATCGGATCTACTGGCAACGAGAAGAAAGTCTTCGATCTGCTCCTTCGAATGGTCAGAAGTGAGATCAGGACCTATTTTGGCTTCCCCGATAACGGTGCCTCGGGCCTCATTGGTTGCAACTACGTCTGGGCGATGCCTGCCTATCTTGGGAGGACGAGGTAACGCTCCTACGTTTTCGCCGGACACCACCTTCCCGAACTTCATAGCGAGATCGTGAACCAACATGTCGACCAAGGTCCTGTGCGTGTGGCTCTCCGAGCTCGTCTTCTCAACGCCCGGCGTGCCCTCGGCAGGTGTCGCGTCGGCGTTGAGCACATCAAGAGCGTTGACAATTGTCCTGACTGGAACTCCCCCGCTATTTCGGACACCTAAAGGCTTTCAAACAAAAGCCGCGAAAGACAGGTACCGAAGATGCCAAGAACACGAAACGCATACCCGGAGGAGTTCAAAGATGAGGCCGTCCAGATGGTGCGTGCCGGCCGATCGGCCGGCGACGTCGCAAGATCGCTCGGCTGCTCACCGCAGTCGGTCGCAAACTGGACCCGCACCTACGAGCGCGACCAGGGGATCCGCGCCGACGGTCTGAAGACCGAGGAGCGTGAGGAGCTAAAAAGGCTCCGAAGAGAGGTCGTCAGGCTAAAGCAGGAGAGAGACCTGCTCAAACGAGCCGCGGCCTTCTTCGCAGCCGACCAGTCGTGACCAGATTCCGGCTTGTTGAAGCGGAGAAGGCCCTGACCCCGGTGAAGGTGAGCTGCGAGCTGCTCGGGGTTTCCCGCTCCGGCTACTACGCCTGGGAGGGGCGCTCTCCCTGCCAGCGTGAGCTGACCGACGCCTGGATCTTGGAAAAGATCAAGGAGATCCACCAGGAGAACCGGGGCGTCTACGGCGCCCCGAGGATCCACGCCGAACTCCGGATGGCCCACGGGGTTCGGGTCGGCCGAAAGCGGGTCGAGCGGCTGATGAAAGCCGCCGGCATCTCAGGACTGGTGAAGAAGAAGCGTGGCAAGACGACGATCCGGGTTCCCGGGGTTCGGGTCGCCGACGACCTCCTGCTCCGCGACTTCACAGCAACGGAGCCGAACACCAAATGGGTTGCCGACATCACCTACCTGAGGACCTGGCAGGGCTGGGTCTACCTCGCCGCGGTTCAGGATCTCTACTCGCGACGGATCGTCGGCTGGTCGATGGCCGACCACATGCGTTCAGAGCTCGTGACCGACGCGCTCGAGATGGCGATTAGGAGACGAAGACCTGACCCCGGCCTGATTCACCACTCCGACCAGGGCAGCCAATACGTCTCGCTCGCCTTCGGCCAGACCGCCCGGATCAACGGCATCGCGAGATCGATGGGGAAGGTCGGAACCGCCTACGACAACTCGGTCGCCGAGACCTTCTTCGCGACGCTCAAGAAGGAGCTGATCTACCGGCGAAAGTGGCCCGAAAGGCAGGAGCTCCGGACCGAGGTCTTCGAATACATCGAGTCCTTCTACAACCGCAAGAGACGCCACTCACGGCTCGGCTGGGTTTCACCCGTTGAGTTCGAGGAGACCCGCCAACCTACATCGAGAGTTCAGGCGCTAAGTTCTGCCTGAAAGAGAAACCATGTCCGCGGAAGCGGGGGAGTTCCATTTGGAATCTGAGCGGTCTCCTGATAAGCCCTGGATTCGTCCAGCTCCTGCGAAGTTGGAAGCGGAGGAATGTTTGAACCTTCGCTTCGGTGGGGATCCACCTCCACGTCGAAAAACTGCTCAACCGATGGCACATTTCCGGACGCGTCAGCTTGCCCAGTCCTTGACGACTCAAGTTCCATAAGGAATATCGCCAGAGCAGGGACCAGAAGCCAGTAGCGAAAATTACGAACCAAAGTCCCCATCCAAATCATCTCTCCCTAGTTTGATCTGCCTTGCCTCCCAGAATCGGCGCCAACGTATCAGGCTGAGCGGAGAGATTGCAAATAATCATTTTCTCCAGGGTTCCGCCGCTCCGTATAAAAGGTTCACCGTGCGCGCTATAAACGAACACATCCGGCGGAACCCGAATCACATTCTGGTCCTATCTACTTCGTACGTAAAAACTGCTTCACGGTTCCTGACCGGAGGCGACAAGGCAGGGCGGCTCAACAAGTTTGTTGCTCTTCACGAGAATGACCGCGAAATTCACCCGTATGACCCGCGCCAAGATCGCGTGTCCTACACGGAACTGCAATTGCTCCTGGGGAATGCGCTTAGGTCAGCCCGTGTTCTTGATAAGGAGATCTCCCGTGGATTGAACAGGGGAAGAGACTGGTGGCAGGACTCACCCCTGGGGTTCTTGGTCCCGGCTATGAGGTTCGCGAGGAATGTGACAGAGCACGAAGGTGCCGAGTTGATGCGTTGGGCTTCCCGTGGAGAGCAAGAGATGCGACG
Above is a genomic segment from Thermoleophilia bacterium containing:
- a CDS encoding IS3 family transposase; amino-acid sequence: MTRFRLVEAEKALTPVKVSCELLGVSRSGYYAWEGRSPCQRELTDAWILEKIKEIHQENRGVYGAPRIHAELRMAHGVRVGRKRVERLMKAAGISGLVKKKRGKTTIRVPGVRVADDLLLRDFTATEPNTKWVADITYLRTWQGWVYLAAVQDLYSRRIVGWSMADHMRSELVTDALEMAIRRRRPDPGLIHHSDQGSQYVSLAFGQTARINGIARSMGKVGTAYDNSVAETFFATLKKELIYRRKWPERQELRTEVFEYIESFYNRKRRHSRLGWVSPVEFEETRQPTSRVQALSSA
- a CDS encoding transposase translates to MPRTRNAYPEEFKDEAVQMVRAGRSAGDVARSLGCSPQSVANWTRTYERDQGIRADGLKTEEREELKRLRREVVRLKQERDLLKRAAAFFAADQS